The sequence tcgaaattctgcttctggatctccggaagtcgaatagctgatctgttggaatagtactcatctgggcgattgtagtcggctagtggtttcgatcgagcgtcctcatctacaggttaagcagctcctgtagcatcagcattaGGGATTACAGTTCCTTGAGCATCTATTTCCTGacatgttgcattacgcagatgaccggcctggtcatacaggtttccgttctcgtcctgagttagaataataatgtttacaatttttgacgacacgatatcgatcgacgtacgtggtgtagtatcgatcgttgtcgaacgattgggatcgatcgacgatgatagtctggtgtcggtcgacggttggttgtgcgtatcgatcgacgacgaagtggttgcgtcgagcgatgtggaacgttgacctctacggatggtgcgttccaaatgagcaggatcgtctgagaacagcaagtctttctccttgttgcttctggtaccgctgggaatgcacctgaaaagacaagaaaaatattataagaaaggggtaaagaaaagaataagaattactaaaactaaatctaatggcgatcaaagctccccggcaacggcgccaaatttgataccactcaaattaccctaaggagtgttactctcatcaaaagaggttcagatgtagtacttagggatcgaatctacaaggagctagggaacaattaaatctagtgtttattaattctaaaggttgtaaatgtttaaatgaaatagcaatagtaacaagcgagtaaataataaaggtaacttggttggaaatgatattagatgcagggccactattcaggtgttggagattataatacctatagatgcctaactgttgcatgcatgatatattatagcttattcgcttaactcagtgatcagctgtcgcatgtaccactggttaacagactagatctcatgtctcaccggttagtatgcaggcaacgagagagtgtcgatcgatagtctattaagacgtcgaccgatacacctttgccaacgtcgatcgattgtcagttgaggacatcgatcgacgggttctagccaggcatatgcgcgagtatgaaattccctactaagattctaaattggcggttagccttCTCTAGCAATCcaaatatgatagatagatgtcaggatgggataacaagggtgcttgagtatgcaatcctatgatcaagttctagttagcaaggctaaaacaagcaatgaatacaaatctatcatgaatatcacaacaaggcagatctatagtttggggctaatcccacaaacctatctgaaccctggatctaacagttgaactactcagacatagcaaagcaattcatatcaatagagaaatagaaactcatagactagatgaaaagaaatagaaacaaggagttccaatcacaagtgatcttctctcccaaatgaaacttgtaacaaaactaggtctagaaaagctcTCCTCTGCCgccaaacacttaggcagtatatattctactaggttaaaaactcgtcagggcattttggtaatttggcttggccttggtttttaagtctgttgaatccaaaatgtcgtgtCTGGTGtcttgacatcgatcgatggtacttgtgtacatcgatcgatattaatctttatctgtcgaggcatttcctgatatcgatcgtcagcactgatgcgcatcgatcgattattcttcctctcgtcgacctctaagtggtcagctcgggtgaaatgtcctttaagctccaaaatgctccaaagtcatagctttactccgaaatgcaccagaacctgaaaacatacctagaagagtagaaaacatagatatatatatatatatagtaaaatacttatataccatggataaaaatgggtcaaatccaaggtatatcacctACACGGGCGATGCCTGCAAGAGTGTTGAATTTACATGAATTTGAGACATACCCATGGGGAGATTGGCTTTTAAGTGGTTGATGGACTCTGTGAAGTTCAAAGATTTGACAAGCAATTGTTATACCATAGATGGGTTTGTTCAAGTTCTCCAAGTTTGGATCTACGTTGCTCTGCCCTACTTTTCTGCATCCTTTGGGAAGCCCATACGAAACACACCGACTCCCCCTTTGATGGCTTACAATGGACAAAGAGGAATAAAATGTGGCAAAGAGGGTCTCAACACACATGTATCACCAATAGTATAGTACTGATTAATGTATTTCTGATCAAGAGGGTAACtaactttatatttacttaatgcAGACTCGTGTGTTCAAATATGTGGCGAAGGAGATAGGTGAAATGTACCCTACATGGGACAATGATGGGGTTGATGTCTCGGTTAAAAACTTGGTGGAGTTCATGTTTGCTAAACCTGAATAAAAGTGGACCCAAGAGTGCTGGCCAGCCCAAGGTACTAAGCAATGGACCAATCCTGTCTATGTGAAGAAAGAACCTCATCAGCGCCCTGTGAAGGAAGAAAGCAGAGCTCCGAAGAAAGCTCGTACCAAGGCTGGTACATCAGGGATCCTATAGAGCCTCCGTTAGAGTCTTCTGCTGCCAGGAATGGGCTTATGATACAAGAAATTGAACTAATGTTCAAGGATATGACGAAAGTTGTGACTGCTGGGATTGGTCAGTGCGTAAAGGAGATCAAGCTTCTCTGGGATAGGATGGAAGCTATGGAGAAGATCGTGGGAATCAACAAGAAAGACACTCAGGAGATGACGAAAGTTGTGACTGTTGGGATTGGTCAAGGCGTAAAGGAGATCAAGCTTCTAGGGGATAGGATGGATGCTATGGAGAAGATCGTGGGAATCAACAAGAAAAACACTGACCATAACGAACTTCAACTCACAGTTTCAGAGTTAGAGCAGAATAAGATTCCACGAGAACCAGAGGTTAGGATGGAAGCTATGGAGAAGAAGGTGGGAATCAACCAGAAAGACACTGACAATAAGGCTCGGCGAGAACCAAGGGTTAGTACCAAACCCCCTTCCCAAATACAAATGGTGTGAAATACTGACGATAAGGCTCGGCGAGAACCAGGGGTTAGTACCAAACCCCCTACCGTAGTGTATTTGGTGCTTCCTTATGTCATACTCTTGGATTTGGTTTGTTATGTATGAATTTTGGTGTTGGCTTTTTTGTTAATGTAGTTATGATGTTTGGTAACGGAATTGCCGAGTGAGAGTGTGAACGGGGACAAACGAGAAAGGGAGAACACAGAACCCGGTGGCATGACAGAACAAAGTGTTATTATTTTGGACAAAACAAAGGCAACCAAATCAGATTTAAAGAAGGAGGAAGGAAGACGCGACAAAAAAAGATGCTATTATGGAATTGTGCCGTGAAAAGAGTGAACGAAAGAGGAAGCTTGCTGCGTCACAGAAATCTCCTTTTCAGGGAAAAAGCACAGCTAAACAGATAGTTCCAACCAAGAAGATTGGTCATGGATATGAACCATTTGCACCGGTTGACAAGAAGAAGGCTAAAGCTTTAATGGAGTTTTTGAATAAAGATCTGTAAGTCATGTATCTGAGAAGCTTATAGTAAAAAATGTCAAGTTTTGCTGATAGAGTTTTGCTGTTTACAAGGATCAAAGAGTTttcaaattttcctttttatgaaataacatcatatataaaaaaatattttctctttaaggtttataaatattttctttatcatatatattattgaaaACCGATTTTAAAACGatataatatcatatatattattaaaaaactaTTATTGAAGATATAGTAAAACGATTTTTTCATCAACGAAAACACTAAATTGatatattaaaactttttataacaactaatttatttatataaaatgtatataaataagagaagagaaaagaaaagagctTAATTTTTGAAACACAGAGTCTAGAGTACAAACTTAAAACAACATTATACAGTACAAACTTAAACAACATCATCATTCCTAATCATCATCGCAACAGACAAAACAGGTACAACACATTTCGTGAAGACTTTAAGAAGACATCAGGAAGACTTTAAGAAGACTTAAGGAAGACATCACGTTTCGTTAAGTCTTCCGTAAGTCTTCCGAGAGTCGTCCAAAGTCGTCATGAAGTCTTCCAAAATCGTCATGAAGTGTTCTCATGtttttagagtttagggtttagggtttagtgtttaggaAGACTTAAGTAAGACAGCACGTTTCGTGAAGTCTTCCGAGAGTCGTCCAAAGTCGTCATGAAgtctttaaattataaaataaagatatgATAGGTATAATTGCATTAAAACATAACCGATTATTCTAAAAAGCAAGATTAATTGTTTACACTAAtattaagattattttttaaactttcctttttatgaaataacatcatatataaaaaaatattttcgctttaagttttataaatattttctttatcatatatattattaaaaaccgATTTTAAAACGATATAACATCATATATAATATTGAAAAACTATTATTGAAGATAtagtaaaacaattttttcatCAACGAAAACACTAAATTgatatattaaactttttataacaactaatttatttatataaaacgtATATAAATAAGAAAAGGGAAAAGTGCTTAATTTTTGAAACACAGAGTCTAGAGTACAAACTTAAAACAACATCATACAATACAAACTTAAACAACATCATCATTCCTAATCATCATCGCAACAGACAAAACAGGTACAGCACGTTTCGTGAAGACTTTAAGAAGACATCAGGAAGAGTTTAAGAAGACTTAAGGAACACAGCACGTTTCGTGAAGTCTTCCGTAAGTCTTCCGAGAGTCATCCAAAGTCGTCATGAAGTCTTCCAAAATCGTCATGAAGTCTTCTCATGCTTTTACTTGTAACATACCAATCATGTTTCGGTGTTGTCATACTGGTACAACTAGTAACACTAATACATGTTATAACGAGGATTCAAGGAATTTTAACATAAACGGACATACATGTTTAAGTTACACAAACGCAACGGACATGCTCGTTCAGTTGCTCTTACTTAAATGTATATGACTGCTTATGACCATTCTATCGTTTTTAATATCTGGAGTACTACTTATTTTATAGTACTTAGTAATTTGTTATATgttattatataaatgtttaattaaaaaataaagatatgatAGGTACAATTGCATTAAAACATAACCGATTATTCTAAAAAGCAAGATTAATTTTTTACATTAAtattaagattattttttaaattttcttttttatgaaataacatcatatataaaaaaatactgtctctttaagttttataaatattttctttatcatatatattattgaaaACCGATTTTAAAATGAtgtaatatcatatatattattaaaaaactaTTATTGAAGATATAGTAAAACGATTTTTTCATCAACAAAAACACTAATTTGatatattaaaactttttataacaactaatttatttatataaaacgtatataaataagagaagagaaaagagcTTAATTTTTGAAACACAGAGTCTAGAGTACAAACTTAAAAGAACATCATACAGTACAAACTTAAACAACATCATCATTTCTAATCATCATCGCAACAGACAAAACAGGTACATCACGTTTCGTGAAGACTTTAAGAAAACATCAAAAGACTTTAAGAAGACTTAAGGAAGAAAGCACGTTTCGTGAAGTCTTCCGCAAGTCTTCCGAGAGTCGTCCAAAGTCGTCAAGAAGTCTTCAAAAGTTGTCATGAAGTCTTCTCATGTTTTTACTTGTAACATACCAATCATGTTTCGGTGTTGTCATAATGGTACAACTAGTAACAATAGGGTCTAGGgtctagggtttagggtttagggtttagtgtttaggaAGACTTAAGGAAGACAGCACGTTTCGTGAAGTCTTCCGAGAGTCGTCCAAAGTCGTCATgaagtttttaaattataaaataatgatatgATAGGTATAATTGCATTAAAACATAACCGATTATTCTAAAAAGCAAGATTAATTGTTTACACTAAtattaagattattttttaaactttcctttttatgaaataacatcatatataaaaaaatattttcgctttaagttttataaatattttctttatcatatatattattgaaaACCGATTTTAAAACGATAtaacatcatatatattattgaaaaaCTATTATTGAAGATAtagtaaaacaattttttcatCAACGAAAACACTAAATTgatatattaaactttttataacaactaatttatttatataaaacgtATATAAATAAGAAAAGGGAAAAGTGCTTAATTTTTGAAACACAGAGTCTAGAGTACAAACTTAAAACAACATCATACAATACAAACTTAAACAACATCATCATTCCTAATCATCATCGCAACTGACAAAACAGGTACATCACATTTCGTGAAGACTTTAAGAAGACATTAGGAAGACTTTAAGAAGACTTAAGGAACACAACACGTTTGTGAAGTCTTCCGTCAGTCTTCCGAGAGTCATCCAAAGTCGTCATGAAGTCTTCCAAAATCGTCATGAAGTCTTCTCATGTTTTTACTTGTAACATACCAATCATGTTTCGGTGTTGTCATACTGGTACAGCTAGTAACACTAATACATGTTATATAAAACGTATATAAATAAGAGAAGGGAAAAGAGCTTAATTTTTGAAACACAGAGTCTAAAGTACAAACTTAAAACAACATCATACAGTACAGACTTAAACAACATCATCATTCCCAATCATCTTCGCAACAGACAATAAAACCAGACAAAACAAACATATGACTAGTTCGGTGTTTTTGGTTCCCGGTTTTATCGACTTGAGATAATTTAATGGCATATAGGATAATACTGGGTAATTCTTGAGAAATAGTATTACTTGGAACTGATGTAACCGAAATTCCATCGAAACGACCGGGAACCAGTACACGCGTGTTTCTATTTATTACATAAACGGACAAAGTTGGATATGACCatttaagataataaaataatatgaaaataaaatttcaaaaatttataaaaagaaaattaaaataataattgttttaGTATATATTCAAAATCCAAATGTGGCAAATACAATTGGATACGTTTTTATACAGTAGGATACAGTTGGATGTACTTAGACcgatatttatattattataccACAATCAATTCCACTTAACCGAATACACCAAAGCTCGCCCCATCAATAAATATCATATCATCAAACGCATTAGAATTCATGTTAAGTCGGAAAACCTAAAGTGACTTACGATCTGGTATAACAAACTAAAGTTTCTAGTATATTAAAGTTCCTATAAATATACTACAATTTCTATAACAAACTAAAGTttcttaaaaacaaatataataacaCATTAGAATTAATTACATCcaatataaaactaaattttcatCTTTGTACACATGattttacatttgtataaaGTTAATGAAGGgaatttagttttaattattttgtccGCTTCAATTGAAATGAAGCCAACTTATTACCAAATTGATTATTACtcggtttggtttgttttcGGTTTGATTTGAtcgaatttatttattttaattctttaGTTTAATTCTTTTAAgagaaatcatattttaaaattttctttattaaagatttataaacccttatGGTTTATTATAAGATTGTTGACACTCTTGTTGGTTAAAGCCTTTATAAGTGGATCTAGCTTATGTCTTAAGGATTATAAAAACAGGAAAGAGGAAGAGTTGTAGAAACTTTAGAATAAGTTTAATGAACTAGCTGAGAAATTCGACGAGATCGGAAAAAAGGGGTTGTGACTTAAACATCAGAACCAAGTCAGGAATCTACGCTTAAGAGTTCTGAAAAAGAGAGACGTAGAAGGATCAACTCCTTAGCAAACTCCAAAGGACAATGACCTGCAATTATCAAATTGGGAAAGAAACATTAATCTAAAGCTCATCTTGATATCCATTCAACCAGAAAATATATTCAACTGATTATCCTTAAATTGCTACATTGTACCTAAATCATTTACTTTTTATATGTGGCCGGCGTGAAACAGTCTGGTTGCACATACAGGCGTCCATATTGGGACCTCCCTACATTTGCAAGTTGATTTTGTGTCCTGAGTGCAACCGGCGTATTACCCACCAGACGATCAAGTGCAACCGGCACATTATCCACTATCCCTTTACTCtgtttcttcctcttcctcccaTAGACCTTTATTGGCTCCTGAAGGAGATTATCACCGACACGGAATAGATCAATGAGCGTGTTTTGGATTTTAATTCTCAGAGCAGAGGCTTCATCCGGCCTAAACCAATTCTTGTTGAACTGTATGAATTGAAACACACAAGTTCATACAAGAGTACGGAGATCTATATAATCTGGTATTAGGAATAGGGTCTGAGATAAACTCACCATTCCAAGGTCTTTCTTTTTCAGCCTTTGAGGTGCCACTTCTATGAACCGTTTAATGAAGAAGAGAACAAACACACCACAGTCAAAATCATTCTTCTGTTGCGGAACCTGCTTGCGCAAAGAAATATCATAAGATGACTGATCTTTTTCTTGGGAGGTTGTATTGTCTAGGTAGAAGAAATCGTTCTAACGAAATTACTTCAATCATGGGACTAAGAAGGTAAAAGTCTAACCTCTATATCAACATTGTTGATACTATGCAGGAAAGTTTCCCATATTTGTTTCGAGACTGGTAAATCCAGGGAATAATCACCTTGTTTCACATAGTTCCATTCATATTCTAGAAAACTGCAACAAGTTTACATAGCGTCTAGTGAAATTGATATCTATCTGCATTTTCAAACCATATGCATAGAACGCTAAGGGAGTGAAAAGATAACATAACGCGAAAAAGGCAAAGCTCCTGGTGTCTCACCTTTTGACATTTTCAACAATTCTTCTTCTCGAATGAAATCTTAATGAATCGAGGTGAAGTATAGTCAATCCGGATTCATCTTCCTTATCATGGATGCAAATTATTACTAGGCTCCAGTGCAAACTGAAACATGGTACAAGAATCAAAATTTCTATAGAAATCTTATGATACATAAGAATATCTCTATCAGAAAGTAAAAAGACTTACTCTTCATGTATTGGTATAAATATATAAGCCTTACGGAATATGTCACTACTCTTCCACCAATTCCTGAAATTGATCCAAAAGGCCTCCTTGTCATTCCCCTATTTTAATGAAAGGAAAACAAACGGATAGACCAGCCAACATAAGTAACAAGGATACAAATCTAAAACCATAGACTTTGAAACATCTCGAGaacttaaaaatttaatatgcaAACCAAACATAATGCATTGGGAAACAATTGATACATTTTCTTGAGATAACCAAGGAAAATAATCACGTTGTGCGTAAGAGCGTCACAGAGTTTCTTGTAGAAATAAGTATTAAAGAAatgaaaatcctcagagatttGATCCGCTGAAGGTACCTGCTGCTGCAAGAACCTAACCACAGATAACAGAGACAATAATCTCCTACAAAAATTATGCGATGCTTTCACCAAGTTCACAGGAAAATCTCAAACTCGTCAATACTATGTATGCACTCGATATACACTTATTTAATGAAAGTAGTGCTAGAATAATACAAGATAGCAAATTCTTGCAAGATACCACACCAAAGTTACCTGATGTAGAAATCCATAACCGGTGATCTCAGAAATTTTTGAGGAGCAAGGCACTCAAGATCTTTACAATGCACGTTAACAAAGTTTGGATCATTTCTGAATCTCCAGATGAAGTGAAGTTAAAACAATGATATTTTGAGAGTTACAGACATAAAATAAGTTAGCTTAGAGTGATATTGAGATAGATTTACCTTGATGGGTAGCATATATCTTCGAGTAAGCTGCAAGTTTCATCAAATATTAGGTTATATACAGCCAGAAATGTAACTTAATGAGGCTAAACAGAAAACAAGTCAATTTTACCCAGCAGGCAGTTCAACTGCTTGCTCCACCACCATTGAAGATTGAGGTTTTTCTTCATCCACATTTATCACTTTCTTATCCAAAATCTATACAATTATTGGAGAATAATCAGTGAGTTAGAAGCACAGCTTAGCTAAGCCAAAGAAACACCACGGCCAAGTAGGTCACTTTTCTTGCCAagtaaaaaatctttttaaaccgCATAAGGCAATGAGCGATAACCAAACTGTTCGGATTTGAGAGACCACCTAATGCACATCACCAAGGGGAGTTCAACGTTCATTTGTgctaaaaaaaagagaataaacgTCACCTGAGTCTTTgttctttttccttttcctttacttgtgatataccatgattttcacccgtttttatacatgatATATAAAGGTTTCatgatgtattaatcatgttttagagtcttttcaaagcaaatacgggtttattcacctgatggaaggaaatgatacttttgggacgttttggaatgcttttacgcaaggaaaatcgatcgacgcgtgaagagcaacatcggtcgatcataatcacttaccatcgatcgacatacatacatgtgcatcgatcgattcccAGCCACACGAatgaaatcgcaaattaaaagattttattT comes from Brassica rapa cultivar Chiifu-401-42 chromosome A02, CAAS_Brap_v3.01, whole genome shotgun sequence and encodes:
- the LOC103849032 gene encoding ubiquitin-like-specific protease 1D isoform X2, with amino-acid sequence MVCATHVCENESSDHRDSACESTHGDNSTNAHSSEKEQPSPSSHNNDNGDYVTVEPELLELQILDKKVINVDEEKPQSSMVVEQAVELPAGLLEDICYPSRNDPNFVNVHCKDLECLAPQKFLRSPVMDFYIRNWWKSSDIFRKAYIFIPIHEDLHWSLVIICIHDKEDESGLTILHLDSLRFHSRRRIVENVKSFLEYEWNYVKQGDYSLDLPVSKQIWETFLHSINNVDIEVPQQKNDFDCGVFVLFFIKRFIEVAPQRLKKKDLGMFNKNWFRPDEASALRIKIQNTLIDLFRVGDNLLQEPIKVYGRKRKKQSKGIVDNVPVALDRLVGNTPVALRTQNQLANVGRSQYGRLYVQPDCFTPATYKK
- the LOC103849032 gene encoding ubiquitin-like-specific protease 1D isoform X1 yields the protein MVCATHVCENESSDHRDSACESTHGDNSTNAHSSEKEQPSPSSHNNDNGDYVTVEPELLELQILDKKVINVDEEKPQSSMVVEQAVELPAGLLEDICYPSRNDPNFVNVHCKDLECLAPQKFLRSPVMDFYIRNWWKSSDIFRKAYIFIPIHEDLHWSLVIICIHDKEDESGLTILHLDSLRFHSRRRIVENVKSFLEYEWNYVKQGDYSLDLPVSKQIWETFLHSINNVDIEVPQQKNDFDCGVFVLFFIKRFIEVAPQRLKKKDLGMFNKNWFRPDEASALRIKIQNTLIDLFRVGDNLLQEPIKVYGRKRKKQSKGIVDNVPVALDRLVGNTPVALRTQNQLANVGRSQYGRLYVQPDCFTPATYKKSLSFGVC
- the LOC103849032 gene encoding ubiquitin-like-specific protease 1D isoform X3, whose protein sequence is MVCATHVCENESSDHRDSACESTHGDNSTNAHSSEKEQPSPSSHNNDNGDYVTVEPELLELQILDKKVINVDEEKPQSSMVVEQAVELPAGLLEDICYPSRNDPNFVNVHCKDLECLAPQKFLRSPVMDFYIRFLQQQVPSADQISEDFHFFNTYFYKKLCDALTHNGNDKEAFWINFRNWWKSSDIFRKAYIFIPIHEDLHWSLVIICIHDKEDESGLTILHLDSLRFHSRRRIVENVKSFLEYEWNYVKQGDYSLDLPVSKQIWETFLHSINNVDIEVPQQKNDFDCGVFVLFFIKRFIEVAPQRLKKKDLGMFNKNWFRPDEASALRIKIQNTLIDLFRVGDNLLQEPIKVYGRKRKKQSKGIVDNVPVALDRLVGNTPVALRTQNQLANVGRSQYGRLYVQPDCFTPATYKKSLSFGVC